The Mustela erminea isolate mMusErm1 chromosome 6, mMusErm1.Pri, whole genome shotgun sequence genome includes a region encoding these proteins:
- the ATP5MC2 gene encoding ATP synthase F(0) complex subunit C2, mitochondrial: MYACAKFVSTPFLVRSTSQLLSRSLSAVVLKPPETLTDEAPYKGLSILAAPRPLTSLIPSRSFQTSAISRDIDTAAKFIGAGAATVGVAGSGAGIGTVFGSLIIGYARNPSLKQQLFSYAILGFALSEAMGLFCLMVAFLILFAM; encoded by the exons ATGTACGCCTGTGCAAAGTTCGTCTCCACCCCATTCTTG GTCAGGAGCACCTCTCAGCTGTTGAGCCGATCACTGTCTGCAGTGGTGCTAAAACCACCTGAGACACTGACAGATGAGGCACCTTATAAG GGCCTCAGCATCTTGGCAGCCCCACGTCCCCTGACCTCACTTATTCCCAGCCGAAGCTTCCAAACCAGCGCCATTTCAAGGGACATCGATACAGCAGCCAAGTTcattggggctggggctgccacgGTAGGGGTGGCTGGTTCTGGGGCTGGAATTGGGACTGTGTTTGGGAGCCTCATCATTGGTTATGCCAG gaatCCCTCTCTGAAGCAACAGCTCTTCTCCTACGCCATTCTGGGCTTTGCCCTCTCGGAGGCCATGGGGCTCTTTTGCCTGATGGTGGCCTTTCTCATCCTCTTCGCCATGTGA